Proteins from a single region of Pseudarthrobacter sp. NIBRBAC000502772:
- the cysD gene encoding sulfate adenylyltransferase subunit CysD — protein MSTFLTEETTQVTEAAVSTRLSSLDALESEAIHIIREVVAEFEKPALLFSGGKDSVVMLHLATKAFWPGKVPFPVLHVDTGHNFPEVIDFRDRTVERLGLKLVVGSVQEFIDRGELAERADGTRNPLQTVPLLDAIQQNKFDAVFGGGRRDEDKARAKERILSLRDEFGQWDPRNQRPELWNLYNGRHTVGQHVRAFPISNWTELDIWRYIERENIELPGLYYAHDREVFARDGMWRAVGEVSQPLPHEEVIVKTVRYRTVGDMSCTGAVESDAATVSDVVIEVAASTITERGATRADDRISEAAMEDRKKDGYF, from the coding sequence ATGAGCACTTTCCTAACTGAGGAGACCACCCAGGTGACTGAAGCCGCCGTCTCTACGCGCCTCTCCAGCCTGGACGCCCTCGAGTCCGAAGCGATCCACATCATCCGCGAAGTCGTGGCCGAGTTCGAGAAGCCAGCGCTGCTGTTCTCCGGCGGCAAGGACTCCGTGGTGATGCTGCACCTGGCCACCAAGGCGTTCTGGCCGGGCAAGGTCCCGTTCCCCGTCCTGCACGTGGACACCGGCCACAACTTCCCCGAGGTCATCGACTTCCGCGACCGCACCGTGGAGCGGCTGGGACTCAAGCTCGTCGTCGGCTCCGTTCAGGAGTTCATCGACCGTGGCGAACTGGCCGAGCGTGCCGACGGCACCCGCAACCCGCTGCAGACCGTTCCCCTGCTGGACGCCATCCAGCAGAACAAGTTCGACGCCGTCTTCGGCGGCGGCCGCCGTGACGAGGACAAGGCCCGCGCCAAGGAGCGCATCCTGAGCCTCCGCGACGAATTTGGCCAGTGGGACCCGCGCAACCAGCGCCCCGAGTTGTGGAACCTCTACAACGGCCGCCACACCGTGGGCCAGCACGTCCGCGCGTTCCCCATCAGCAACTGGACCGAGCTGGACATCTGGCGCTACATCGAACGCGAGAACATCGAGCTGCCGGGCCTGTACTACGCTCATGACCGGGAAGTATTTGCCCGCGACGGCATGTGGCGTGCGGTGGGCGAAGTTTCGCAGCCGCTGCCGCACGAGGAAGTCATCGTCAAGACCGTCCGCTACCGCACCGTGGGCGACATGTCCTGCACCGGTGCGGTTGAGTCGGACGCAGCCACCGTGAGCGACGTCGTGATCGAAGTTGCCGCCTCCACCATCACCGAACGTGGCGCCACCCGTGCAGATGACCGCATCTCCGAGGCCGCCATGGAAGACCGCAAGAAGGATGGTTACTTCTAA
- a CDS encoding sulfate adenylyltransferase subunit 1 yields MSTDTLAAELETALPTTLFRFATAGSVDDGKSTLVGRLLHDSKAILADTLDAVARTSADRGFGGAAGGIDLALLTDGLRAEREQGITIDVAYRYFATDQRSFILADCPGHVQYTKNTVTGASTADAVVVLIDARKGVLEQTRRHLSVLQLLRVAHVIVAVNKIDLVDFSESVFREIQADVQQVARELGIGSAELGSADHIDDLLVIPVSALDGDNVVDRSERTPWYDGPALLEVLETLPAADEIDTQLESFRFPVQLVIRPQGALAPDAVAGGLDVEAYRDYRAYAGQITEGSVKVGDSVSVLTPGQAPRTTTVTGIDFAGESLQEAFAPQSVAIRLAEEFDVARGDTIAAAGTFRESTADLYAALCWLSPKPLREGAKVLVKHGTRTVQALVRSVSGKLDLATFKLEGASSLELNDIGHAQLRLAAPLPLENYLHHRRTGAFLVIDPLDGNTLAAGLVKDHPGDHEDERYSI; encoded by the coding sequence ATGAGCACCGACACCTTGGCCGCCGAGCTGGAAACAGCCCTGCCCACCACCCTTTTCCGTTTCGCCACCGCCGGATCGGTCGACGACGGGAAGTCCACTTTGGTGGGCCGCCTCCTGCACGACTCCAAAGCGATTCTTGCCGACACGCTCGACGCCGTTGCCCGCACGTCCGCGGACCGCGGATTTGGGGGCGCGGCAGGCGGCATCGACCTGGCCCTCCTGACCGACGGCCTGCGCGCCGAGCGGGAGCAAGGCATCACCATCGACGTGGCCTACCGCTACTTCGCCACGGACCAGCGCAGCTTCATCCTGGCCGACTGCCCCGGGCACGTCCAGTACACCAAAAACACGGTGACGGGCGCGTCCACGGCGGATGCCGTCGTCGTACTCATTGACGCCCGCAAGGGTGTCCTGGAGCAGACGCGCCGGCACCTGTCCGTGCTGCAGCTGCTGCGGGTGGCGCACGTGATTGTGGCCGTGAACAAGATCGACCTGGTGGACTTCAGCGAGTCCGTGTTCCGTGAGATCCAGGCCGACGTGCAGCAGGTGGCCCGCGAACTGGGTATCGGCTCCGCCGAGCTGGGCAGCGCGGACCACATCGATGACCTGCTGGTGATCCCGGTGTCCGCCCTCGACGGCGACAACGTGGTGGACCGGTCCGAACGCACCCCCTGGTACGACGGCCCGGCCCTGCTGGAGGTCCTCGAGACCCTGCCGGCCGCCGACGAGATCGACACTCAGCTGGAGAGCTTCCGCTTCCCCGTGCAGCTGGTCATCCGGCCGCAGGGTGCGCTGGCTCCCGACGCCGTTGCCGGTGGCCTGGATGTTGAGGCCTACCGTGACTACCGTGCGTACGCCGGCCAGATCACCGAGGGTTCCGTGAAGGTAGGGGATTCAGTGTCAGTGCTGACCCCCGGACAGGCTCCGCGCACCACCACTGTGACCGGCATTGATTTCGCCGGCGAGTCCCTGCAGGAAGCGTTCGCCCCACAGTCCGTGGCGATCCGCCTGGCCGAGGAATTCGACGTCGCCCGCGGTGACACCATTGCCGCCGCCGGGACCTTCCGGGAGTCCACCGCCGACCTGTACGCCGCGCTGTGCTGGCTGTCCCCGAAGCCGCTGCGTGAAGGGGCCAAGGTGCTGGTCAAGCACGGCACCCGCACCGTCCAGGCGCTGGTCCGCAGCGTCAGCGGCAAGCTGGACCTGGCCACGTTCAAGCTCGAAGGCGCGTCCAGCCTGGAGCTGAACGACATCGGCCACGCGCAACTCCGGCTCGCCGCGCCGCTGCCGCTGGAGAACTACCTGCACCACCGCCGCACCGGCGCGTTCCTTGTCATCGACCCCCTGGACGGCAACACGCTGGCCGCGGGCCTCGTCAAGGACCACCCGGGCGACCATGAGGACGAGCGCTACTCGATCTGA
- a CDS encoding DNA alkylation repair protein encodes MASGSPAPHPTAAAAAFLARLQELRSDAEQRKYERYFKMGPGDYAESDFFMGVRMGQVFDLGKEFVAMDLPQIEALLNQDIHEARAGAVKIMALQASGKKASEDLRRSLYELYLRRHDRINNWDLVDLGAGRVVGGWLADKPRDILYRLARSADLWERRTAIVATSWFLRTGDVDDTFAIAELLVDDKEDLIHKATGGWLRDAGRSDRPRLLEFLDVHAATMPRTALRYAIEHLEKPAREHYLRLKKA; translated from the coding sequence ATGGCATCCGGATCTCCAGCGCCCCATCCCACTGCAGCCGCCGCCGCGTTCCTGGCCCGGCTGCAGGAGCTGCGGTCCGACGCCGAACAACGGAAGTATGAGCGCTACTTCAAGATGGGCCCGGGAGACTATGCCGAAAGCGACTTTTTCATGGGCGTGCGGATGGGACAGGTCTTCGACCTCGGCAAGGAGTTCGTCGCGATGGATCTGCCGCAGATCGAGGCACTCCTGAACCAGGACATCCATGAAGCGAGGGCCGGCGCCGTCAAGATCATGGCACTCCAGGCGTCGGGCAAAAAGGCCAGCGAGGACCTCCGCCGGAGTCTTTACGAGCTGTACCTGCGCCGGCATGACCGGATCAACAACTGGGACCTCGTGGACCTTGGCGCCGGACGGGTTGTGGGCGGCTGGCTGGCCGACAAGCCCCGCGACATCCTCTACCGCCTGGCTCGCTCGGCCGACCTGTGGGAGCGGCGGACGGCCATTGTAGCGACGTCGTGGTTTCTGCGGACCGGCGACGTGGACGACACGTTCGCCATCGCTGAGTTACTCGTGGACGACAAAGAGGATCTGATCCACAAGGCTACTGGTGGCTGGCTCCGCGACGCCGGCAGGAGCGACCGGCCCCGGCTGCTGGAATTCCTCGACGTTCACGCGGCCACGATGCCGCGGACGGCGTTGCGCTACGCGATAGAACACCTGGAAAAGCCGGCGCGGGAACACTACCTGCGGCTGAAGAAGGCTTAA
- a CDS encoding RtcB family protein, giving the protein METINPKLISWASILDAKTREQALATSTLPFIYPHLALMPDAHLGKGATVGSVIPTLRAIIPAAVGVDIGCGMIAVRTQYSVKDLPKDRKRLREDIERAIPLSAGHNNRSVQHTAEPRLAELRKLAAQAGFNPAQYLAKWELQLGSLGSGNHFIEVSADETDAVWLFLHSGSRGVGNKIAQHHIGVAQQVNRKRGTRLPDPDLAYLEEGTSEFARYIKELRWAQHFALLNREEMMDRVITQFGHWVGGHVKERERINCHHNFTQQETHYGKSVWVSRKGAIRAEHGDPGLIPGSMGTASYVVEGLGNPVSLNSSPHGAGREYSRTSARKTFSLAELKTAMQGIEFRATEAFIDEIPAAYKPIDVVMRDAADLVKVRHKLRQLINVKGD; this is encoded by the coding sequence GTGGAAACCATCAACCCCAAGCTCATCAGCTGGGCATCGATCCTGGACGCCAAAACCCGGGAGCAGGCGCTGGCCACATCCACGCTGCCGTTCATCTACCCGCACCTGGCCCTGATGCCGGACGCGCACCTGGGCAAGGGCGCCACCGTGGGCTCGGTGATCCCCACCCTGCGCGCCATCATCCCGGCCGCTGTGGGCGTGGACATCGGCTGCGGCATGATCGCCGTGCGGACCCAGTACTCGGTCAAGGACCTGCCCAAGGACCGCAAACGGCTGCGCGAGGACATCGAACGGGCCATTCCCTTGTCCGCCGGGCATAACAACCGGAGCGTCCAGCACACCGCCGAACCGCGCCTCGCCGAGCTCCGGAAGCTCGCGGCGCAGGCCGGCTTCAACCCGGCCCAGTATCTGGCCAAGTGGGAGCTTCAGCTGGGCTCGCTGGGATCAGGCAACCACTTCATCGAGGTCTCTGCCGACGAAACCGATGCCGTCTGGCTGTTCCTGCACTCGGGCTCGCGGGGCGTCGGCAACAAGATCGCGCAGCACCACATCGGCGTCGCCCAGCAGGTCAACCGCAAACGCGGAACCAGGCTGCCCGACCCGGACCTCGCCTACCTGGAGGAGGGTACCAGCGAGTTCGCCCGGTACATCAAGGAACTACGCTGGGCCCAACATTTCGCCCTCCTGAACCGCGAGGAAATGATGGACCGCGTCATTACTCAGTTCGGGCACTGGGTAGGCGGCCATGTCAAGGAGCGCGAGCGGATTAACTGCCACCACAACTTCACCCAGCAGGAGACCCATTACGGCAAGTCCGTGTGGGTATCGCGGAAGGGGGCGATCAGGGCCGAGCACGGCGATCCGGGACTTATCCCCGGGTCCATGGGGACGGCGTCGTACGTAGTGGAGGGGCTGGGGAACCCCGTCTCGCTGAACTCGTCCCCGCACGGGGCCGGGCGCGAGTATTCCCGGACTTCTGCCCGCAAAACGTTCTCGCTGGCCGAGCTGAAGACGGCCATGCAGGGCATCGAGTTCCGCGCCACCGAGGCGTTCATCGACGAGATTCCGGCGGCGTACAAACCGATCGATGTGGTGATGAGGGACGCCGCGGACTTGGTCAAGGTGCGGCACAAACTGCGGCAGCTGATCAACGTCAAGGGGGACTGA
- a CDS encoding ABC transporter substrate-binding protein: MTRIVAGESAVPKRKRAVEAALAIGLVFLIAAGAVVASSISRNTAAEAAIPAPTPAAELKLGYFGNLTHAPALVGVKQGILARNLGDTKLSTETFNAGPAAIEALNAGAIDAAYIGPNPAINSFVKSEGESVSVIAGAAAGGAQLVVRPEITSAAELKGKTLASPQLGGTQDVALRAWLGSQGYKTNVDGSGDVAINPTENAQALKLFQDGKLDGAWLPEPWASRLVLTAGAKVLVDEKDLWDGSLSGKAGQFPTTILIVNKKFAAAHPDTVKALLRGHVESVAWLNDTPAAEKTSLINDALQESAGAALPTDVLDRALQNVVFTVDPLAGTYPKLLEDGVKAGTTKQSDITGLFDLRALNEVTGTAERVSAAGLGQD; encoded by the coding sequence ATGACCCGCATCGTGGCAGGCGAGAGCGCAGTACCCAAGCGCAAGCGTGCCGTCGAGGCGGCCCTGGCGATCGGGCTCGTCTTCCTGATCGCCGCCGGCGCGGTAGTGGCGTCGTCCATTTCGCGTAATACGGCGGCAGAGGCAGCCATCCCGGCGCCCACCCCGGCCGCAGAACTGAAGCTGGGCTATTTCGGAAACCTGACCCATGCCCCCGCCCTCGTGGGCGTGAAGCAGGGGATCCTGGCCCGGAATCTGGGCGACACCAAGCTCAGCACGGAAACTTTCAACGCCGGACCTGCCGCGATCGAGGCCCTGAACGCCGGTGCCATCGACGCGGCATACATCGGCCCGAATCCCGCGATCAACTCGTTTGTCAAGAGCGAGGGGGAGTCCGTGAGCGTCATCGCGGGCGCCGCCGCAGGTGGCGCGCAGCTGGTTGTGCGTCCCGAGATCACTTCCGCGGCCGAGCTCAAGGGCAAGACGCTGGCCTCGCCGCAGCTCGGCGGCACGCAGGACGTGGCGCTCCGTGCCTGGCTCGGCTCGCAGGGCTACAAAACCAATGTGGACGGCAGCGGCGACGTCGCCATCAACCCCACGGAGAACGCCCAGGCGCTGAAACTGTTCCAGGACGGAAAGCTCGACGGCGCGTGGCTGCCTGAGCCGTGGGCGTCCCGTTTGGTGCTGACCGCCGGGGCCAAGGTCCTGGTGGACGAAAAGGACCTCTGGGACGGCTCGCTCTCCGGAAAGGCCGGCCAGTTCCCCACCACCATCCTGATTGTGAACAAGAAGTTCGCCGCCGCGCACCCGGACACCGTGAAAGCCCTGCTGCGCGGCCACGTGGAGTCCGTGGCCTGGCTGAATGACACGCCTGCAGCAGAGAAAACAAGCCTCATCAACGACGCCCTGCAGGAATCGGCAGGCGCGGCGCTTCCCACCGATGTCCTTGACCGAGCCCTGCAGAACGTGGTTTTCACGGTGGATCCGCTCGCGGGAACCTACCCCAAGCTCCTCGAAGACGGGGTGAAAGCCGGCACCACCAAGCAGTCGGACATCACCGGACTGTTCGACCTCCGTGCCCTGAACGAAGTCACCGGGACCGCCGAACGGGTTTCCGCGGCCGGCCTCGGCCAGGACTGA
- a CDS encoding ABC transporter permease yields the protein MPNNPTPLAETEPAVEPLGAMPETRKVHAALTRTSTGHEDLRELEAGLDSLQSDAARKHRIDWSRVLLPVAALVVLVLIWQFYVSLGLKRRDLVPGPLDVLGQIGALWGEAKLQEAVWTSLQRGLVGFLISVAIATPVGLLLAQVAPLRRAFGPLISGLQVLPSVAWVPAAIIWFGLTDATVYFVVFMGAIPSIINGLISGVDQIPPQYRRVGTVLGANRFQMAVQIVLPAALPGYLGGLKQGWAFSWRSLMAAEIIAVGGTIGFGLGSLLDQGRILSDMTVVMAAILLILAVGILIELLVFAPIEKRLLRSRGLLSGSTR from the coding sequence ATGCCAAATAACCCCACGCCCCTCGCCGAGACCGAACCGGCGGTAGAGCCTCTCGGGGCCATGCCGGAAACCCGCAAAGTCCACGCCGCCTTGACCCGGACTTCCACCGGACATGAGGACCTGCGCGAGCTCGAGGCCGGGCTGGATTCACTCCAGTCCGACGCCGCGCGCAAGCACCGGATCGACTGGAGCCGGGTGCTCCTGCCCGTTGCCGCCCTGGTGGTGCTGGTCCTGATCTGGCAGTTCTACGTCTCCCTGGGCCTCAAACGCCGCGACCTGGTTCCCGGTCCGCTGGACGTCCTGGGCCAGATCGGCGCGCTTTGGGGCGAGGCCAAGCTGCAGGAAGCGGTGTGGACCTCGCTGCAGCGCGGGCTGGTCGGGTTCCTGATCAGCGTTGCCATCGCCACGCCGGTGGGGCTGCTGCTGGCCCAGGTTGCGCCGCTGCGCCGTGCCTTCGGGCCGCTGATTTCCGGCCTTCAGGTGCTGCCGTCCGTAGCCTGGGTGCCCGCGGCCATCATCTGGTTCGGCCTCACGGATGCCACCGTCTACTTCGTGGTCTTTATGGGTGCGATCCCGTCCATCATCAACGGGCTGATCTCCGGCGTGGACCAGATCCCGCCGCAGTACCGCCGCGTCGGCACGGTCCTGGGTGCCAACCGTTTCCAGATGGCCGTGCAGATTGTCCTGCCGGCGGCACTTCCCGGATACCTGGGCGGGCTCAAACAGGGCTGGGCATTCTCCTGGCGGTCGCTTATGGCCGCGGAAATCATCGCTGTGGGCGGCACCATCGGCTTCGGCCTCGGCTCGCTGCTTGACCAAGGCCGGATACTGTCCGACATGACGGTTGTAATGGCCGCGATCCTGCTGATCCTGGCCGTCGGCATCCTCATCGAGCTGCTGGTGTTCGCGCCGATCGAGAAGCGCCTCCTCCGGAGCCGCGGCCTTCTCTCGGGAAGCACCCGCTGA
- a CDS encoding ABC transporter ATP-binding protein: MPVVLENLGKRFGDGAPVLDDVNANIGAGEFVALLGASGCGKSTLLNIMAGLEVPTSGALEVPSDGAAFMFQDAALFPWLTARENIELALKLRGVGKAERRIKANELLELVHLGEAGDKRPHELSGGMRQRVALARALSQDRQLLLMDEPFAALDAITRDLLHDELERIWKETGRTIVFVTHNVREAVRLGQRVLLLSSRPGRVVQEWAVTEEHRTDAGLAGQLTGVITARLREEIRRHAK, translated from the coding sequence ATGCCAGTCGTACTGGAAAACCTGGGCAAGCGCTTCGGCGACGGCGCCCCGGTGCTGGACGACGTCAACGCCAATATCGGCGCGGGCGAATTCGTAGCCCTCCTCGGTGCGTCCGGCTGCGGCAAATCCACCCTGCTGAACATCATGGCGGGACTGGAGGTCCCGACGTCGGGCGCCCTTGAAGTACCCAGCGACGGAGCAGCCTTTATGTTCCAGGACGCTGCCCTCTTCCCCTGGCTGACGGCGCGGGAGAACATCGAGCTGGCCCTGAAGCTGCGCGGTGTGGGGAAGGCTGAACGCCGGATCAAGGCCAACGAGCTGCTCGAACTGGTGCACCTCGGTGAGGCGGGGGACAAGCGTCCGCACGAGCTTTCCGGCGGCATGCGCCAGCGCGTGGCACTGGCCCGTGCCCTGTCGCAGGACCGGCAGCTGCTGCTGATGGATGAGCCGTTTGCGGCCCTGGACGCCATCACCCGCGACCTGCTGCACGACGAGCTGGAACGCATCTGGAAGGAAACCGGGCGGACCATCGTTTTTGTGACCCACAACGTCCGCGAGGCCGTGCGGCTGGGCCAGCGTGTGCTGCTGCTGTCGTCCCGCCCTGGCCGCGTGGTCCAGGAATGGGCCGTCACCGAGGAACACCGAACCGACGCCGGCCTGGCCGGACAGCTGACCGGGGTCATCACCGCCCGGCTGCGGGAGGAGATTCGCCGCCATGCCAAATAA